In Mesoaciditoga lauensis cd-1655R = DSM 25116, one genomic interval encodes:
- a CDS encoding RnfABCDGE type electron transport complex subunit G, with translation MGKYLKTALLLTVLMVAIAVILSAVYLVTKQPIAKSDLEAKLTAIKAVLTDPNTGKLLIDENEIPKTLSQLKAKIWKSDPSGILYSDQKVKGYVLSPAYLFKSKNGKPVYVLLGYGIGFGGRVVTVAAFEKKKDGFYENAIRVIDYSNETPGLGAKINEPQVRQRFYSIPNSGFENGVKVNKDANLYPLPPDYKDKLNYFKSKGVVVTSDVMTGATITPRAVVSTLNAMYAFLEKEAR, from the coding sequence ATGGGTAAATATTTGAAAACAGCATTACTTTTAACAGTTTTAATGGTGGCCATTGCTGTAATCCTTTCAGCCGTTTATCTTGTAACAAAGCAGCCCATAGCGAAGTCGGATTTGGAAGCGAAATTGACGGCCATAAAGGCGGTTTTAACCGACCCGAATACGGGCAAGCTCTTGATAGATGAAAACGAGATTCCGAAAACCTTGTCTCAATTGAAAGCAAAAATATGGAAATCTGATCCTTCAGGAATATTATACAGTGATCAAAAGGTAAAAGGATACGTTTTGTCCCCCGCTTACCTTTTCAAGTCAAAGAACGGAAAACCTGTTTACGTTTTGCTTGGATATGGAATAGGCTTCGGCGGTAGAGTGGTGACGGTTGCGGCGTTTGAAAAGAAAAAAGATGGCTTTTATGAGAATGCCATAAGAGTGATAGACTATTCTAACGAAACACCGGGACTAGGCGCTAAGATAAACGAACCGCAGGTAAGACAGAGGTTTTATTCCATTCCAAACAGCGGGTTTGAAAACGGTGTGAAGGTTAACAAAGACGCCAACCTTTATCCTCTTCCACCTGACTATAAAGATAAATTGAACTATTTTAAGTCGAAAGGTGTGGTTGTGACGAGCGATGTGATGACCGGAGCAACGATAACGCCTCGTGCAGTTGTCAGTACGTTGAATGCGATGTATGCCTTTCTTGAAAAGGAGGCGAGATGA
- the rsxE gene encoding electron transport complex subunit RsxE, with protein sequence MSETNDSSSLSAFTAGFVRQNPTFSQVLGLCPTLATSTNAENALGMGLATMGVLILSNIFISALRKLIPNEVRIPAYISVIASFVTIVNLLMHGYTYQLWTNLGLYIPLIVVNCIIMGRAEAFASKNGIWKSFLDGVGMGFGFIGAILLLGITRELLSVGTIFGIRIWPKTYGMFVMMLPPGAFLVIGLYMALFKHIGNTRKKALKKSKG encoded by the coding sequence ATGAGTGAAACGAATGATTCTTCCTCTCTTTCGGCTTTTACAGCCGGCTTTGTAAGACAAAATCCAACTTTTTCCCAAGTGTTGGGGCTTTGCCCAACGTTAGCAACGTCAACAAATGCTGAAAACGCGTTGGGAATGGGATTGGCCACCATGGGTGTCCTTATCCTTTCCAACATATTCATCTCAGCTTTGAGAAAACTGATACCTAACGAAGTGAGAATACCGGCTTATATTTCGGTAATTGCTTCTTTTGTTACCATCGTAAATCTTTTGATGCACGGCTATACTTATCAACTCTGGACAAATTTGGGTCTCTACATCCCACTTATAGTCGTTAACTGTATAATAATGGGACGTGCAGAGGCTTTTGCATCGAAGAATGGCATATGGAAATCTTTTTTAGATGGAGTTGGAATGGGATTTGGCTTCATAGGAGCCATTCTACTTTTGGGAATAACAAGAGAACTTTTGTCAGTGGGAACGATATTTGGAATAAGAATATGGCCAAAAACGTACGGCATGTTCGTTATGATGCTGCCACCAGGTGCCTTTCTCGTTATAGGATTGTACATGGCTTTGTTTAAACATATAGGAAATACGAGAAAAAAGGCACTTAAAAAGAGTAAGGGGTGA